The sequence below is a genomic window from Salvelinus fontinalis isolate EN_2023a chromosome 19, ASM2944872v1, whole genome shotgun sequence.
TAACAGCAGCTGGACAAGCAAGTCCCATGGAGCACAAGTATTTCAACATGTCCACGGCCATGTCCTTTACCACTACGCCATCTAGTGGGACCGTCCAACACAACACAATcacattcaaaataaaaaataacagctGCCCAATATGTCAAATCTGACGGCCTGACCCAGAATGGCTGAGCGTGATTTGTCAGCTGTTGTCACCTGAGAGGCGTGAAGGGGCGGGAATGACCTCACCTGAAAGGATCTCTCCATTGTGATGGCGAAGTAGTACTCCCTGCGGGGGTACCTGCGCTCACAGATGAAAACCTGGTTACAGATACGGCCCTGCTCGCCTGTCTGCTTGGTGTACAGCTTACGGCCAATCATCTGAGAGGAGATGTCCCGGGCCTCCTCTGGActgtaggagaggggaagagagacaaAAGAATTGACACAGAGTAGAAATGGGTGCAGTTTGAGAGGAGTTCTCTCGGACACTCACGAGTAGACAATCTTCACTCCTCCCTTCAGACCTCCCTCGAAGGTGCCTTTGCCTCGGCCTCCAGCCAACACTTGAGCCTTCACCACTAGATCCTTGGTGCCTgagacacccacccacacacacgagggagaaagagaccaTAGCAGTTACAGACTAGCCCAACACTCCACTGCCATTTACACCCACAGACCGATAATAATGCAGACGTACAAACTACACAAAACATTGACAGTGCAAACACTGCCTAACAACCTTTCTAGCAAAGGCATGCACTCATGGCCCTAAATGACTAGGCTACTTCTGGACATTGTCAAGTTAATCTGTATCCACAAGCAGAAAACTATGTGTTAGCATCGAGTAAGCTACACAGTGAATGGATACATTGTTCTACATCATGTTAGGTCCTACTCATTACCACAGAGGAATTCAGTAGGGCAGAGATGATTTAACTTGATTGATCTAGTATAGTAACATATTAACAAAGTTAGACAACACACTATTACAGTTAGTTACAGAGTAGGCTACCTAGAAATGACATGCCTAAAACCTCTATGTAAAGCCTGGAAGGACATTTTGATTTCATTAACATATAATAATCTAAACACTAGTCTGAATCGAATTAAAAGATTATCCCTAGTCCAGAGCAATGCCATTTATCAAAAAGGCTAGTCCAAGAGTAGAGTAGTTCCATGACACTGGCCCCTGAGGAAAAGGAAGCACTGATAGGTGTAAACAGGATACTGTGTGTCCAGCTGAGCACAGCAGGCTGCAGAACAGTGTTAACTGATAGCCTTGGGTTCAGTGCTATGTTTagactgtagtctctactgcCGCCTCAGATGCTATTAAAAACACCCTAAACAAGGCCAAGGGTCACACCATGTCAGATGTAGGTTACAGATTCTGTGTgcagcactatcagattagtccAGAGAAATGAGGGTGAATGTGTATACATGGCATTTTCAAAGTAACAAAAAAGTACACTAGGGCTGACTTCAAAGATATGAATAGATTCAAATTCGATTTGTTAACTCAGATTTGATTCAAATCACTTTTGCTGATTCGAGCATTCGCAAATGCAGAtgagctgtcacacacacacaaacacaccagaatGCCCCATAACAATGGTAACCCCCCAGCCCCTAAAGGGACAGGCCAGCTAAGTATTTTAACATAACATGAGACTATGTTCGTATTCTTaacttttattatttcttattgttgttgcattgtcaagaaggaacctgcaagtaagcatttggggctcccgagtggtgcagcggtctaaggcactgcatctcagtgcctgagacgtcactacagacaccctggttcaattccaggctgtatcacaaccagccgtgattgggagtcccatagggcggccacaattggcccagcgtcatctgtgTTTGGCCaatgtaggccatcattgtaaataagaatttgttcttaactgacttgcctagttaaattaaaggtatttaaaaaataataataaacaatttGTTGGACAATGTATACCATCTGTAtcccgtacatacgactaataaaacttaaCTCAATAAAATGTTGAAACCATGTTGGCTCACCGTTTACAAAGAAGATAtaaatggagaacaagctattaGGATGAGAAGTACCAAAGTTCTGGATAAGATAGTCAACTAATGCTGGCTATGGTTAGTAATTTAAGCTACTAAGCCCTAAAACGGCACTGTCTCTGTGCCTTTTGAATTCTTATAAGATATTATAAACATCCAGAGGTTCTCTCTGACCTCTGACTATAGCACTACGATGATAGAGATATCCCTAGATTACAGTATAGGCCTACAGTCCACTCTGACAACATACCTTACTCAGTAGTGGTGAGTGATTAGTGCTTTTGAGGTCAGTTTGgattatgaagaaaaaaaaactagatatgtattttttttttacatgaaatgcactatgcatgatgtgggttgaatgctgtaacccagaataaaacaataaaaatcAGATGATAGTACTGACTGCCCAATACTGCTTATCActtaacattacaaaaaaatacattttaattgtgttctattacatttgttttatttgatgactttattatttaattccaagtcatcatctcatatCTATAGAGAGGCTGCCTACACGGTCTGACAAAATctctattttagtagttcttcgaAGTAAATAAGgaatacttttatgactgctgaataccaactaccaatcacttagatcatgtattttcaggtagagataccgcATCTCGCGAAGAAACTGTTTTCTATCGCGCCTtcttccatctcatctctctctctctctgccctacaataacctaacatagcaggcgtaaaagaaaaaCACAGACCGGACGAGTAGGTAcccaatggattatggtcattgtagttgtTTAATAACAAAGATCAGACAtgttggttaatcgctcagcactattgCTCAGTTAAACAACATTAAATAGGCCTATTGTATGTAGAATGCACTACTCACCCACTAATACCTGGTCTGACatcaaaatcaaattgtatttgtcacatgcgccgaatacaacaggtgtacaccttaccatgaaatgcttacttacaagccattaatgaaaaaatgcagttgaaatatttactaaataaactaaacattttaaaaagtatcacaataaaatcacaataatgaggctatataaagggggttccggtaccgagtcaatgtgcgtgggtacaggttagtcaaggtaatttgtacatgtaggtaggggtaaagtgactatgcatagataataaacagcaagtagtgtaacagtataactttacggcgtcccctcgccccgacccgggcgcgaaccagggaccttctgcacacatcaacagtcacccacgaagcgttgttacccatcgctccacaaaagccacggcccttgcagagcaaggggcaacactacttgtaggtttcagagcaagtgacgtaactgtacccgctaactagctagccatttcacatccgttacagtagcagcagtgtaaaaacaaaaaatgCAAATAGGtgaccatttgattaattgttcagcagtcttattacttgaggatagaagctgttaaggaaccttttgaacctagacttggcactccagtaccacttgccgtgcggtagaagagagcagtctatgacttgggtgactgtggtccagtgatgtactggcctgtacgcattaccctctgtagcaccttacgcttggatgccaagcagttgccataccaagcggtgatgcaaccggtcaggatgctctcgatggtgcagatgtagaactttttgaggatctggggacccatgccaaatcttttcagtctcctgagggagaaaaggcgttgtcgtgccctcttcacaactgtcttggtgcgTTTGGACCACGATAGTTTGTTggcgatgtggacaccaaggaacatgaaactctcgacccgcccCACTACATCCCTGTCAATGTAAATGGATGCTTTCGCCCctgcttttcctgtagtccacaataatctattttgtcttggtcacgttgaggaagaggttgttgtcctggcaccacactgccaggtctctgacctcttccctataggctgtctcatcgttgttggtgatcaggcctaccaccgttgtgtcggcagcaaacttgatggtgttggagtcgggtttggccacgcagtcgtgggtgaacagggagtacgggaGGGGACTATGCACACACCCCTAAGTTAGCCTACTCTAATTTGCCCACATCCTATTAAGGCATGGCTTACCAATCTCCTTGGCAACAGAGTAGGCTTCATCGGGTGAGCTGGCAACCTTGCCCACGGGCACACAGACGCCAGCCTCTTTGAGCAGGCCGATGCTCATGTACTCATGCAGGGAGAGGTTCTTCTGCTGCTGCTGAAGGTGGGGTGGCTGCTGCTGAGCCCCAAGAAGGCCGGAGGAACCGCCCAGcacctggagagaggggaggcagagggggatagagagaaaaagctgtggggggaggggggggggggttacatgaTGCAGTAACATAACAGTACCTACTCATATGTCAGGGGGAGTACATAGCGCTCTGTGAAAggacactgaataataataaATAGTCACACCCATACAAAAGACTAAGAGGACACATACACAACAAAAAATGTGGAGTAGATGTGTGCAATACTGTAAGTTTGCAGATATGAAAGAGGAACACATTAAACATATCATTTGGGCATCAAATTAATCATTATGTCATCATCAAACCCATTTTTTTTCAAATCTGAAAAGTCCAACTTGGTTCTAAAAATGTCAGCGTTGTCAGTGCAAGTGAGCATGAACAAACAGCCTGGATGGTGcatatcctcccttctccccccAGGGGCATCAAGCATCCAAAAAATCAAAGGAAGCAAAAAGTATGTGAGGATGCTTTGGGGGCTGGAGAATTTAAGATTTTTTTCTAAACACGTGAAACAGCTTTTACCTGCAATCTAGTCATAATCATATATCTAAGCATTCCTCTTGAGCTGCCTGTATACTCCCAAATGgtggtattttttttttaaagaaactaaaTATGATTCTCTGaatctctgctaaaatctgggtaaaagattgaaagtAATGTGAGTCTTATTCGGTACAATTAGTTATTgtttgcctttctaaagtctaccaaccttgtcAGCAGGTATGCCAGCTAAGATGGTCAAGCTAGCCACTAACTTCACTGATAGCTttaaatggcttcttggtagctagttatgaggttgggctagctaaagccaacttcataaaattgctaagTGGATAGTAGTATTATAAAATGGGGGGAAAAGTTGTTAATTGTGTTATTATACaggacatacactgctcaaaaaaataaagggaacacttaaacaacacaatgtaactccaagtcaatcacacttctgtgaaatcaaactgtccacttaggaagcaacactgattgacaataaatttcacatgctgttgtgcaaatggaatagacaaaaggtggaaattataggcaattagcaagacacccccaaaaaaggagtgattctgcaggtggtgaccacagaccacttctcagttcctatgcttcctggctgatgttttggtcacttttgaatgctggcggtgctctcactctagtggtagcatgagacggagtctacaacccacacaagtggctcaggtagtgcagttcatccaggatggcacatcaatgcgagctgtggcaaaaaggtttgctgtgtctgtcagggtagtgtccagagcatggaggcgctaccaggagacaggccagtacatcaggagacgtggaggaggccgtaggagggcaacaacccagcagcacgaccactacctccgcctttgtgcaagaaggagcacagccagagccctgcaaaatgacctccagcaggcgacaaatgtgcatgtgtcagcatatggtctcacaaggggtctgaggatctcatctcggtacctaatggcagtcaggctacctctggcgagcacatggagggctgtgcggccccacaaagaaatgccaccccacaccatgactgacccatcgccaaaccggtcatgctggaggatgttgcaggcagcagaacgttctccacggcgtctccagactctgtcacgtctgtcacatgtgctcagtgtgaacctgctttcatctgtgaagagcacagggcgccagtggcgaatttgcccttggtgttctttggcaaatgccaaacgtcctgcacggtgttgggctgtaagcacaacccccacctgtggacgttgggccctcataccaccctcatggagtctgtttctgaccgtttgagcagacacatgcacatttgtggcctgctggaggtcattttgcagggcgttggcagtgcacctccttgcacaaaggcggaggtagcggtcctgctgctgggttgttgccctcctacggcctcctccacgtctcctgatgtactggcctgtctcctggtagcgcctccatgctctggacactacgctgacagacacagcaaacctttttgccacagctcgcattgatgtgccatcctggatgagctgcactacctgagccacttgtgtgggttgtagactccgtctcatggtaccactagagtgagagcaccgccagcattcaaaagtgaccaaaacatcagccaggaagcataggaactgagaagtggtctgtggtcaccacctgcagaatcactccttttttgggggtgtcttgctaattgcctataatttccacctttgtctattccatttgcacaacagcatgtgacatttattgtcaatcagtgttgcttcctaagtggacagtttgatttcacagaagtatgattgacttggagttacattgtgttgtttaagtgttcccttaatttttttgagcagtgtatatgaggGGGCACCTGCCCCTGTACCCCCGATAGGCATGACGCTCCTGGCACCCCCCGTCCTGTCGTCTCTAGTCTATAGCAGCTGTGTTGGAGGTCACTGTCTAAACAACTTGTACTGTATGTGAGCGAAAAGCTATTGCTAACAAACAAATCCCTGAACCACCATAAGCTGTATGTACTGATACATTCGTCTTTCCAACATAGCCAGTTTCCTAGTTACCTCAAAGGAGATAAGCGAATGTCAAATTTCACCCCATTTCTCGGGGACTTCGAAGATGGTGCAGCAGAAAAATAATCACAGGTACAGGCAGCCGGATTTCATAATATTTTTTATCAAGGTGGACTTACTTTGGATGCAGTGTTAAGCGTCGATCTTGCCCCAGAATTTCTCAGGCTAGCCGACAATCGGCCGTAAATCAGGGACGCCGCCATGTTCCCTTCTCAAGCTGACGAATTAGGCGCTTGGTTTGTTATGTCACTACGCATGCGCCCGAGCGCCCCTTGCATAGGCGTGACTCACATTCAATGGTCTTCACAATTTGAAGACAAGGCTATAAATACATACGGTCAACTGGACATTATATAATGCACACTTAAAACGAGGTCATGGTGGCCTTTCAAATTGTATTCTCTAAGATGAGCAACACAAACGTTTTCAAAATTGGTATTTATTTACCCGGTTTGGAAAAACCTACTGTATATACAGACCTATTTACACATGGAGCAAACACTCATCagtcaaacaaaacaaaaatgacttTCTATATAAAGAATATACGGTGTGCTTGATGAACCTTGGCCGGCAAGTGTGAACTCGGGCAAGCTGAACAAATTCAAAATCCACTCCTGGAGAGACGTTTTAACCAATAGCAGAGACGTTAAGGAGCACTTGGGTTCCAATCTGCAACACATTCtttcaaaacaaaacaaatacagtTATACTCCCTTCAAGGGTACATGTACTTTTCAACACTATTCCCCAGTGTCAgtctaaaaaaaaaactaaataaacAAATGATGGGGAGCCAGATAGACAATGAAAGGAAAACAACAGTATTATCACTATCAGTTACGTAGTACCAGACATTTCCCTGAACTGAATCAGCATAACCATACTGTGGACTTTACAGACactaatacactacatgaccaaaagtatgttgacacctgctcatcaaacatctcattccaaaatcatgggcattaatatggagttggtccatgAGGTCCatttgctataacagcctccactcttcttgaaaggctttctactagatgttggaacattgctgcggggacttgcttccatttagccacaagagcattagtgaggtcggcactgattttgggcgattaggcctggctcgtagtcggcattccaattcatcccaaatgtgttcaaTGAGGTTGAGATTAGGGCTCTGtacagaccagtcaagttcttccacgctgatctcgacaaaccatttctttatggacctcgctttgtacatgggggcattgtcatgctgaaacaggaaagggccttccccaaactgttgccacaaggttggaagcacagaatcgtctagaatgtcattgtatcttgtagcgttaagatttcccttcactggaactaagaagcctagcccgaaccatgaaaaacagcctcagaccattattcctcctccaccaaactttagttggcactatgcagtcgggcaggtagcgttctcctgacctccgccaaatccagattagTCTGTCGGCCTGCCAGATGGCAAAGcaagattcatcactccagagaacagcACTGTTGACAGGGGCAGCTCTTTAGTAAGGCCCTTCTACTGACAAAGTTTgtccatggagattgcatggctgtgtgctcgattttatacacctgtcagcaacgggtgtggctgaaatagccaaatccactaatttgaaggggtgcccACATTCAaaagtatatatagtgtattacatTGGGGATGACAGATAATTTAGTACAAATGTTTTATCAACAAGCTGGGAAAAGAGAGGGTCAGAGTGATCAAACTCTAGCTTTTCGTATAGGTTATGGGTGTGATGGATTGCTGGCTCTACGAGGTACTGGGAGTGTCCAATTCCCAACACACAGTCAGCTGATGATTCAGATATATACACACAGGTGGGCGGGctgatggacagacacacactcagcCAGTCAGTCCGAGTCGCTGCTGCTGCTGGATGAGTCTGTAGACATGGCTTCCACGTCGTCCTCGTTCTCTTTGTTGTGGCCGGGGGGCTCCAGCCCAAAGTCGTTGCCATGGTGCGGGGGGAGCATACCAACTGAGACGTCGGACGATTGCCAGGGGTACTGGGGTGTAAGCACAtctgagggggagaggaaggaaagagtATTTGAGCTGCGTGATAGGGttagtattatactgtatagtccACAGAATCATATCAAACACACAGACCATaggagaagaaaaaaacatttgactCAATTTGTAGAAGAAAGGAACCACACATACAACAAAAGCATACCCGGCAATCTCCCAGCAGCCAGTGCATCTCCAGGGAGGTGTCCGTTCACGCCATTAGTTGGCAGATTGCTCATGTGACCCAACATTCCACTGCGCATCTCCAGGTCAGTCGGGTAAGGTCTACGTGGATCACCTGTTATAAGGAATATGTCATCAAGTCGATTGAAGAGTAATTACTGTAGTATTGTGAATGCTAGTCACTGCTGTGATAGGGATTATTTGAACCTCAGCCACTATCACTACCGAGAGGAAATTCCAGTCTGGAGAGAAGGAACATGCAAGGGAAGGAGGATCTGGGGGAGGTAGTGATTGGGGGGGAAATGGTATCTAAGACttcaaaacaaaataaaaaagggCAGAAAGAAGACAAACCTGGTACCCAGTTGAGAGGGGCACACACTGCATTGCTGGCACTAATCCTGTGGGCATATTTGATGATCTCTTCTGAGGAAATGCTCCCTGAAAGACAAAAGTTATTTTAGTTTCACATTTATAATCTCTGGTGGTATTTATGTATCAGAAAGCTCTCCAGCTACTCATACGAATGCTGTGAAAATCAGGCTCACCTTTTCTGGCCTTATGAATAGATTTTAGCTTCTCCTTTGCTTGGTATACAGCAGTCGCCTAGAAGAGAGAGGTTTGGGCAAAAAAGGTTAGGTTGAATCAAAGCCATAAACAATGTGCTGTTGGGTTCCAATTTAGTAAAGGAGACACATTGTAGTCTCTTTAGGATTTCTTATCATTCTCCAGCTCCACTATTCTCACCAGTATATGTTCAGCCTCCTTCAGCTGTTTCTGGAGCTGCTGGATGTCGCAGTCTCTCTTCTCCACATCCTTCTCCAGGACGTGCATCTCTTGGTGCACCTTGCCCTGCTCCTGTGCCACCCTCATCAGCTCCTGGAACTCTCTGTCTCGCTTCACCAGCAGCTC
It includes:
- the LOC129816526 gene encoding mediator of RNA polymerase II transcription subunit 4-like gives rise to the protein MAVTDKSTKERLLSVLDDLEVLSRELIEMLALSRSQKLPQGGEDTQILELLVKRDREFQELMRVAQEQGKVHQEMHVLEKDVEKRDCDIQQLQKQLKEAEHILATAVYQAKEKLKSIHKARKGSISSEEIIKYAHRISASNAVCAPLNWVPGDPRRPYPTDLEMRSGMLGHMSNLPTNGVNGHLPGDALAAGRLPDVLTPQYPWQSSDVSVGMLPPHHGNDFGLEPPGHNKENEDDVEAMSTDSSSSSSDSD